One stretch of Suricata suricatta isolate VVHF042 chromosome 13, meerkat_22Aug2017_6uvM2_HiC, whole genome shotgun sequence DNA includes these proteins:
- the SH2D3C gene encoding SH2 domain-containing protein 3C isoform X10 — MTERCSLWSALSAAACCFYRGSFVQVQFSKEKYILDSSPEKLHKELEEELKLSSTDLRSHAWYHGRIPREVSETLVQRNGDFLIRDSLTSLGDYVLTCRWRNQALHFKINKVVVKAGESYTHIQYLFEQESFDHVPALVRYHVGSRKAVSEQSGAIIYCPVNRTFPLRYLEACYGLGQGSGKAAGPASPSGPKGSHMKRRSVTMTDGLTADKVTRGDGCPTSTSLPHPRESIRNCALSMDQIPDLHSPMSPISESPSSPAYSTVTRVHAAPPAPSATALPASPVTRRSSEPQLCPGSAPKPPGESDKGPYASPSHTLCKASPSPSVSSYSDPDSGHYCQLQPPVRGSREWAAAEASSRQARSYGERLKELSENGAPEGDWGRTFKVPIVEATSSFNPATFQSLLIPKDNRPLEVGLLRKVKELLAEVDARTLARHVTKVDCLVARILGVTKEMQTLMGVRWGMELLTLPHGRQLRLDLLERFHTMSIMLAVDILGCTGSAEERAALLHKTIQLAAELRGTMGNMFSFAAVMGALDMAQIARLEQTWVTLRQRHTEGAILYEKKLKPFLKSLNEGKEGPPLSNTTFPHVLPLITLLECDSAPAESPEPWGSTEHGVEVVLAHLEAARTVAHHGGLYHTNAEVKLQGFQARPELLEVFSTEFQMRLLWGSQGASSSQARRYEKFDKVLTALSHKLEPAVRSSEL; from the exons ATGACCGAGCGGTGCAGCCTGTGGAGCGCCCTATCGGCCGCCGCCTGCTGCTTCTACCGCGGCTCCTTCGTGCAGGTGCAG TTCTCCAAGGAGAAGTACATCCTGGACTCCTCACCTGAGAAATTGCACAAGGAGTTGGAGGAGGAACTCAAACTCAGCAGCACGGATCTCCGCAGCCATGCCTGGTACCATGGCCGCATCCCCCGTGAG GTCTCGGAGACCCTGGTGCAACGCAATGGCGACTTCCTCATCCGGGACTCACTCACCAGCCTGGGTGACTATGTGCTCACCTGCCGCTGGCGCAACCAGGCCTTACACTTCAAGATCAACAAGGTGGTGGTGAAGGCGGGTGAGAGCTACACCCACATCCAGTACCTGTTTGAGCAGGAGAGCTTCGACCACGTGCCGGCGCTCGTGCGGTACCACGTGGGCAGTCGCAAGGCTGTGTCGGAGCAGAGCGGGGCCATCATCTACTGCCCCGTCAATCGCACCTTCCCGCTGCGCTACCTGGAGGCCTGCTATGGCTTGGGCCAGGGCAGCGGCAAGGCTGCCGGCCCCGCCAGCCCCTCGGGCCCCAAGGGCAGCCACATGAAGAGGCGCAGCGTCACCATGACTGACGGGCTCACCGCCGACAAGGTCACCCGCGGCGACGGCTGCCCCACGAG CACATCACTGCCCCACCCCCGGGAGTCCATCCGCAACTGTGCCCTCAGCATGGACCAGATCCCAGACCTGCACTCGCCCATGTCCCCCATCTCCGAGAGTCCCAGCTCCCCCGCCTACAGTACTG TGACCCGTGTCCACGCTGCCCCTCCAGCTCCTTCTGCCACAGCGCTGCCTGCCTCGCCTGTCACCCGCCGCTCCAGTGAACCCCAGCTGTGTCCTGGAAGTGCCCCAAAGCCCCCTGGGGAATCGGACAAGGGCCCTTATGCCAGTCCCTCCCACACGCTCTGCAAGGCCTCCCCATCACCATCAGTTAGCAGCTACAGTGACCCGGACTCTGGCCATTACTGCCAGCTCCAGCCACCTGTCCGTGGCAGCCGAGAGTGGGCAGCAGCTGAGGCCTCCAGCCGGCAGGCCAGGAGCTACGGAGAGAGGCTAAAGGAACTGTCAGAAAATGGGGCCCCCGAGGGGGACTGGGGCAGAACCTTCAAGGTCCCCATTGTGGAAGCCACCTCTTCCTTCAACCCAGCCACCTTCCAGTCACTACTGATCCCCAAGGATAACCGGCCACTGGAAGTGGGCCTCCTGCGCAAGGTCAAGGAGCTGCTAGCAGAAGTGGATGCCCGGACGCTGGCCCGGCACGTCACCAAAGTTGACTGCCTG GTTGCTAGGATACTGGGCGTTACCAAGGAGATGCAGACCCTAATGGGAGTCCGCTGGGGCATGGAGCTGCTCACCCTCCCCCATGGCCGGCAGCTACGACTAGACCTGCTGGAAAG GTTCCACACCATGTCCATCATGCTGGCCGTGGACATCCTGGGCTGCACGGGCTCCGCCGAGGAGCGGGCAGCGCTTCTGCACAAGACCATCCAGCTGGCGGCGGAACTCCGGGGGACCATGGGCAACATGTTCAGCTTCGCTGCGGTCATGGGCGCCCTAGATATGGCTCAG ATTGCCCGGCTGGAGCAGACGTGGGTGACCCTTCGGCAGCGACACACAGAAGGTGCCATCCTCTATGAGAAGAAGCTCAAGCCATTTCTCAAGAGCCTCAACGAGGGCAAAG agggcCCGCCGCTGAGCAACACCACCTTTCCCCATGTGCTGCCACTTATCACTCTGCTGGAATGTGACTCGGCCCCAGCGGAgagccctgagccctggggcAGCACGGAGCATGGCGTGGAGGTGGTCCTGGCCCACCTGGAGGCTGCCCGCACCGTGGCACACCACGGAGGCCTGTATCACACCAACGCTGAGGTCAAGCTGCAGG GGTTTCAGGCCCGGCCAGAGCTCCTGGAGGTGTTCAGCACCGAGTTCCAGATGCGCCTTCTCTGGGGCAGCCAGGGCGCCAGCAGCAGCCAGGCCCGACGCTACGAGAAGTTTGACAAGGTCCTCACTGCCCTGTCCCACAAACTGGAGCCTGCTGTCCGCTCCAGCGAGCTGTGA
- the SH2D3C gene encoding SH2 domain-containing protein 3C isoform X6 → MTERCSLWSALSAAACCFYRGSFVQVQGCAELKDAAFAPQPATPTPHLPVLGAGDPRVKSEEEGTRTFSKEKYILDSSPEKLHKELEEELKLSSTDLRSHAWYHGRIPREVSETLVQRNGDFLIRDSLTSLGDYVLTCRWRNQALHFKINKVVVKAGESYTHIQYLFEQESFDHVPALVRYHVGSRKAVSEQSGAIIYCPVNRTFPLRYLEACYGLGQGSGKAAGPASPSGPKGSHMKRRSVTMTDGLTADKVTRGDGCPTSTSLPHPRESIRNCALSMDQIPDLHSPMSPISESPSSPAYSTVTRVHAAPPAPSATALPASPVTRRSSEPQLCPGSAPKPPGESDKGPYASPSHTLCKASPSPSVSSYSDPDSGHYCQLQPPVRGSREWAAAEASSRQARSYGERLKELSENGAPEGDWGRTFKVPIVEATSSFNPATFQSLLIPKDNRPLEVGLLRKVKELLAEVDARTLARHVTKVDCLVARILGVTKEMQTLMGVRWGMELLTLPHGRQLRLDLLERFHTMSIMLAVDILGCTGSAEERAALLHKTIQLAAELRGTMGNMFSFAAVMGALDMAQIARLEQTWVTLRQRHTEGAILYEKKLKPFLKSLNEGKEGPPLSNTTFPHVLPLITLLECDSAPAESPEPWGSTEHGVEVVLAHLEAARTVAHHGGLYHTNAEVKLQGFQARPELLEVFSTEFQMRLLWGSQGASSSQARRYEKFDKVLTALSHKLEPAVRSSEL, encoded by the exons ATGACCGAGCGGTGCAGCCTGTGGAGCGCCCTATCGGCCGCCGCCTGCTGCTTCTACCGCGGCTCCTTCGTGCAGGTGCAG GGGTGCGCCGAGCTCAAGGATGCTGCATTCGCGCCCCAGCCCGcaactcccaccccccacctcccagtttTGGGAGCTGGGGACCCCCGAGTCAAGAGTGAGGAAGAGGGCACAAGGACC TTCTCCAAGGAGAAGTACATCCTGGACTCCTCACCTGAGAAATTGCACAAGGAGTTGGAGGAGGAACTCAAACTCAGCAGCACGGATCTCCGCAGCCATGCCTGGTACCATGGCCGCATCCCCCGTGAG GTCTCGGAGACCCTGGTGCAACGCAATGGCGACTTCCTCATCCGGGACTCACTCACCAGCCTGGGTGACTATGTGCTCACCTGCCGCTGGCGCAACCAGGCCTTACACTTCAAGATCAACAAGGTGGTGGTGAAGGCGGGTGAGAGCTACACCCACATCCAGTACCTGTTTGAGCAGGAGAGCTTCGACCACGTGCCGGCGCTCGTGCGGTACCACGTGGGCAGTCGCAAGGCTGTGTCGGAGCAGAGCGGGGCCATCATCTACTGCCCCGTCAATCGCACCTTCCCGCTGCGCTACCTGGAGGCCTGCTATGGCTTGGGCCAGGGCAGCGGCAAGGCTGCCGGCCCCGCCAGCCCCTCGGGCCCCAAGGGCAGCCACATGAAGAGGCGCAGCGTCACCATGACTGACGGGCTCACCGCCGACAAGGTCACCCGCGGCGACGGCTGCCCCACGAG CACATCACTGCCCCACCCCCGGGAGTCCATCCGCAACTGTGCCCTCAGCATGGACCAGATCCCAGACCTGCACTCGCCCATGTCCCCCATCTCCGAGAGTCCCAGCTCCCCCGCCTACAGTACTG TGACCCGTGTCCACGCTGCCCCTCCAGCTCCTTCTGCCACAGCGCTGCCTGCCTCGCCTGTCACCCGCCGCTCCAGTGAACCCCAGCTGTGTCCTGGAAGTGCCCCAAAGCCCCCTGGGGAATCGGACAAGGGCCCTTATGCCAGTCCCTCCCACACGCTCTGCAAGGCCTCCCCATCACCATCAGTTAGCAGCTACAGTGACCCGGACTCTGGCCATTACTGCCAGCTCCAGCCACCTGTCCGTGGCAGCCGAGAGTGGGCAGCAGCTGAGGCCTCCAGCCGGCAGGCCAGGAGCTACGGAGAGAGGCTAAAGGAACTGTCAGAAAATGGGGCCCCCGAGGGGGACTGGGGCAGAACCTTCAAGGTCCCCATTGTGGAAGCCACCTCTTCCTTCAACCCAGCCACCTTCCAGTCACTACTGATCCCCAAGGATAACCGGCCACTGGAAGTGGGCCTCCTGCGCAAGGTCAAGGAGCTGCTAGCAGAAGTGGATGCCCGGACGCTGGCCCGGCACGTCACCAAAGTTGACTGCCTG GTTGCTAGGATACTGGGCGTTACCAAGGAGATGCAGACCCTAATGGGAGTCCGCTGGGGCATGGAGCTGCTCACCCTCCCCCATGGCCGGCAGCTACGACTAGACCTGCTGGAAAG GTTCCACACCATGTCCATCATGCTGGCCGTGGACATCCTGGGCTGCACGGGCTCCGCCGAGGAGCGGGCAGCGCTTCTGCACAAGACCATCCAGCTGGCGGCGGAACTCCGGGGGACCATGGGCAACATGTTCAGCTTCGCTGCGGTCATGGGCGCCCTAGATATGGCTCAG ATTGCCCGGCTGGAGCAGACGTGGGTGACCCTTCGGCAGCGACACACAGAAGGTGCCATCCTCTATGAGAAGAAGCTCAAGCCATTTCTCAAGAGCCTCAACGAGGGCAAAG agggcCCGCCGCTGAGCAACACCACCTTTCCCCATGTGCTGCCACTTATCACTCTGCTGGAATGTGACTCGGCCCCAGCGGAgagccctgagccctggggcAGCACGGAGCATGGCGTGGAGGTGGTCCTGGCCCACCTGGAGGCTGCCCGCACCGTGGCACACCACGGAGGCCTGTATCACACCAACGCTGAGGTCAAGCTGCAGG GGTTTCAGGCCCGGCCAGAGCTCCTGGAGGTGTTCAGCACCGAGTTCCAGATGCGCCTTCTCTGGGGCAGCCAGGGCGCCAGCAGCAGCCAGGCCCGACGCTACGAGAAGTTTGACAAGGTCCTCACTGCCCTGTCCCACAAACTGGAGCCTGCTGTCCGCTCCAGCGAGCTGTGA
- the SH2D3C gene encoding SH2 domain-containing protein 3C isoform X12, whose translation MPVTGTQRFSKEKYILDSSPEKLHKELEEELKLSSTDLRSHAWYHGRIPREVSETLVQRNGDFLIRDSLTSLGDYVLTCRWRNQALHFKINKVVVKAGESYTHIQYLFEQESFDHVPALVRYHVGSRKAVSEQSGAIIYCPVNRTFPLRYLEACYGLGQGSGKAAGPASPSGPKGSHMKRRSVTMTDGLTADKVTRGDGCPTSTSLPHPRESIRNCALSMDQIPDLHSPMSPISESPSSPAYSTVTRVHAAPPAPSATALPASPVTRRSSEPQLCPGSAPKPPGESDKGPYASPSHTLCKASPSPSVSSYSDPDSGHYCQLQPPVRGSREWAAAEASSRQARSYGERLKELSENGAPEGDWGRTFKVPIVEATSSFNPATFQSLLIPKDNRPLEVGLLRKVKELLAEVDARTLARHVTKVDCLVARILGVTKEMQTLMGVRWGMELLTLPHGRQLRLDLLERFHTMSIMLAVDILGCTGSAEERAALLHKTIQLAAELRGTMGNMFSFAAVMGALDMAQIARLEQTWVTLRQRHTEGAILYEKKLKPFLKSLNEGKEGPPLSNTTFPHVLPLITLLECDSAPAESPEPWGSTEHGVEVVLAHLEAARTVAHHGGLYHTNAEVKLQGFQARPELLEVFSTEFQMRLLWGSQGASSSQARRYEKFDKVLTALSHKLEPAVRSSEL comes from the exons TTCTCCAAGGAGAAGTACATCCTGGACTCCTCACCTGAGAAATTGCACAAGGAGTTGGAGGAGGAACTCAAACTCAGCAGCACGGATCTCCGCAGCCATGCCTGGTACCATGGCCGCATCCCCCGTGAG GTCTCGGAGACCCTGGTGCAACGCAATGGCGACTTCCTCATCCGGGACTCACTCACCAGCCTGGGTGACTATGTGCTCACCTGCCGCTGGCGCAACCAGGCCTTACACTTCAAGATCAACAAGGTGGTGGTGAAGGCGGGTGAGAGCTACACCCACATCCAGTACCTGTTTGAGCAGGAGAGCTTCGACCACGTGCCGGCGCTCGTGCGGTACCACGTGGGCAGTCGCAAGGCTGTGTCGGAGCAGAGCGGGGCCATCATCTACTGCCCCGTCAATCGCACCTTCCCGCTGCGCTACCTGGAGGCCTGCTATGGCTTGGGCCAGGGCAGCGGCAAGGCTGCCGGCCCCGCCAGCCCCTCGGGCCCCAAGGGCAGCCACATGAAGAGGCGCAGCGTCACCATGACTGACGGGCTCACCGCCGACAAGGTCACCCGCGGCGACGGCTGCCCCACGAG CACATCACTGCCCCACCCCCGGGAGTCCATCCGCAACTGTGCCCTCAGCATGGACCAGATCCCAGACCTGCACTCGCCCATGTCCCCCATCTCCGAGAGTCCCAGCTCCCCCGCCTACAGTACTG TGACCCGTGTCCACGCTGCCCCTCCAGCTCCTTCTGCCACAGCGCTGCCTGCCTCGCCTGTCACCCGCCGCTCCAGTGAACCCCAGCTGTGTCCTGGAAGTGCCCCAAAGCCCCCTGGGGAATCGGACAAGGGCCCTTATGCCAGTCCCTCCCACACGCTCTGCAAGGCCTCCCCATCACCATCAGTTAGCAGCTACAGTGACCCGGACTCTGGCCATTACTGCCAGCTCCAGCCACCTGTCCGTGGCAGCCGAGAGTGGGCAGCAGCTGAGGCCTCCAGCCGGCAGGCCAGGAGCTACGGAGAGAGGCTAAAGGAACTGTCAGAAAATGGGGCCCCCGAGGGGGACTGGGGCAGAACCTTCAAGGTCCCCATTGTGGAAGCCACCTCTTCCTTCAACCCAGCCACCTTCCAGTCACTACTGATCCCCAAGGATAACCGGCCACTGGAAGTGGGCCTCCTGCGCAAGGTCAAGGAGCTGCTAGCAGAAGTGGATGCCCGGACGCTGGCCCGGCACGTCACCAAAGTTGACTGCCTG GTTGCTAGGATACTGGGCGTTACCAAGGAGATGCAGACCCTAATGGGAGTCCGCTGGGGCATGGAGCTGCTCACCCTCCCCCATGGCCGGCAGCTACGACTAGACCTGCTGGAAAG GTTCCACACCATGTCCATCATGCTGGCCGTGGACATCCTGGGCTGCACGGGCTCCGCCGAGGAGCGGGCAGCGCTTCTGCACAAGACCATCCAGCTGGCGGCGGAACTCCGGGGGACCATGGGCAACATGTTCAGCTTCGCTGCGGTCATGGGCGCCCTAGATATGGCTCAG ATTGCCCGGCTGGAGCAGACGTGGGTGACCCTTCGGCAGCGACACACAGAAGGTGCCATCCTCTATGAGAAGAAGCTCAAGCCATTTCTCAAGAGCCTCAACGAGGGCAAAG agggcCCGCCGCTGAGCAACACCACCTTTCCCCATGTGCTGCCACTTATCACTCTGCTGGAATGTGACTCGGCCCCAGCGGAgagccctgagccctggggcAGCACGGAGCATGGCGTGGAGGTGGTCCTGGCCCACCTGGAGGCTGCCCGCACCGTGGCACACCACGGAGGCCTGTATCACACCAACGCTGAGGTCAAGCTGCAGG GGTTTCAGGCCCGGCCAGAGCTCCTGGAGGTGTTCAGCACCGAGTTCCAGATGCGCCTTCTCTGGGGCAGCCAGGGCGCCAGCAGCAGCCAGGCCCGACGCTACGAGAAGTTTGACAAGGTCCTCACTGCCCTGTCCCACAAACTGGAGCCTGCTGTCCGCTCCAGCGAGCTGTGA